The following are encoded together in the Streptomyces flavofungini genome:
- a CDS encoding carbohydrate ABC transporter permease encodes MADRRRVNTGSLATHLVLSLGALVMVFPFLWQALTALKSLAEVSKVPPTFLPDDWNWSSFDEVFTALPFREMLTNSALATAGRTAGQLVFCSLAAYAFARMRFRGRDLLFGLFLSVLMVPSSLLVLPQYDIIQQFGLLNSTPALFLPGMFSAFGTFLLRQAFLALPKELEEAARIDGAGSFRVFWSVMLPLIRPALAALAVITAMTAWNDLLWPLIVNTDPKTMPISAGLTSLEGQYETNYPVMMAGSLIASLPMLLVYVFLQRHFVQSVAFSGSKG; translated from the coding sequence ATGGCTGACCGCCGACGTGTCAACACGGGCTCCCTGGCGACCCACTTGGTGCTCTCGCTCGGCGCCCTCGTGATGGTCTTCCCGTTCCTCTGGCAGGCCCTCACCGCACTCAAGTCGCTCGCGGAAGTCTCCAAGGTCCCGCCCACGTTCCTGCCCGACGACTGGAACTGGTCGAGCTTCGACGAGGTCTTCACCGCCCTGCCGTTCCGCGAGATGCTCACCAACAGCGCCCTCGCCACTGCGGGGCGCACCGCGGGCCAACTCGTGTTCTGCTCGCTCGCCGCCTACGCCTTCGCGCGGATGCGGTTCCGCGGCCGCGACCTGCTGTTCGGGCTCTTCCTCTCCGTCCTGATGGTGCCGAGTTCGCTGCTCGTCCTCCCGCAGTACGACATCATCCAGCAGTTCGGGCTGCTCAACTCGACGCCCGCGCTGTTCCTTCCCGGCATGTTCAGCGCCTTCGGCACCTTCCTGCTGCGGCAGGCGTTCCTCGCGCTCCCCAAGGAGCTGGAGGAGGCCGCGCGCATCGACGGCGCGGGCTCCTTCCGCGTCTTCTGGTCGGTGATGCTGCCGCTGATCCGGCCCGCGCTCGCCGCGCTCGCCGTCATCACCGCGATGACCGCGTGGAACGACCTGCTGTGGCCCCTCATCGTCAACACCGACCCCAAGACCATGCCGATCAGCGCGGGTCTGACCTCCCTCGAGGGCCAGTACGAGACCAACTACCCGGTGATGATGGCCGGTTCGCTGATCGCGAGCCTGCCGATGCTGCTCGTCTACGTCTTCCTGCAGCGGCACTTCGTGCAGAGCGTCGCCTTCAGCGGCTCCAAGGGCTGA
- a CDS encoding carbohydrate ABC transporter permease, protein MSLFPATAAAKAADRRATKPAPRPAPRGQRAAYGFIAPLGIGFAVFYFWPMIQTFYFSFTEFGPFGGHTWTGTDNYARVLRDVTVWQALGNTLIYCGIGLVALPLAIVVAALLNRRGLRGVAVYRALYFVPFVTLPVAVGLVWNWLYNGDFGLLNEILGWFGVDRHYWVSDPSTAVLAIGAVMVWSTTGYYLIIFMAGIKAIPRDYYEAAELDGAGPLRRFFTITLPLLSPTLFFASVICMIQSLQTFDLIYIMMGEKNPAVGDTQSVVGLFYKWAFIENAQGAAAALAFLLMLLIAGLTYLQFRLQRKWVHYG, encoded by the coding sequence ATGAGTCTCTTTCCCGCCACGGCGGCCGCGAAGGCGGCCGACCGCCGGGCGACCAAGCCCGCGCCGAGGCCCGCGCCGCGCGGTCAGCGGGCCGCGTACGGCTTCATCGCGCCGCTCGGTATCGGCTTCGCCGTCTTCTACTTCTGGCCGATGATCCAGACCTTCTACTTCAGCTTCACCGAGTTCGGCCCCTTCGGCGGCCACACCTGGACCGGCACCGACAACTACGCGCGCGTGCTGCGGGACGTCACCGTCTGGCAGGCACTCGGCAACACCCTCATCTACTGCGGCATCGGGCTGGTCGCGCTGCCCCTCGCCATCGTCGTGGCCGCGCTCCTCAACCGGCGCGGGCTGCGCGGCGTCGCCGTCTACCGCGCCCTGTACTTCGTGCCGTTCGTGACGCTCCCCGTCGCCGTCGGCCTGGTCTGGAACTGGCTCTACAACGGCGACTTCGGCCTGCTGAACGAGATCCTCGGGTGGTTCGGCGTCGACCGGCACTACTGGGTCTCCGACCCCTCCACGGCCGTGCTCGCCATCGGCGCCGTCATGGTCTGGTCCACCACCGGCTACTACTTGATCATCTTCATGGCGGGCATCAAGGCGATCCCGCGGGACTACTACGAGGCGGCGGAGCTGGACGGGGCCGGGCCGCTGCGCCGCTTCTTCACCATCACGCTGCCGCTGCTCAGCCCCACGCTGTTCTTCGCCTCCGTCATCTGCATGATCCAGTCCCTGCAGACCTTCGACCTGATCTACATCATGATGGGCGAGAAGAACCCCGCGGTCGGCGACACCCAGTCGGTCGTCGGCCTCTTCTACAAGTGGGCGTTCATCGAGAACGCCCAGGGCGCCGCGGCCGCCCTGGCCTTCCTGCTGATGCTGCTCATCGCGGGCCTCACCTATCTGCAGTTCCGGCTCCAGCGGAAGTGGGTGCACTATGGCTGA